A window of Helicobacter pylori genomic DNA:
GGGCTGATTTCAGGCATGCCGATGTAATTATACGCTGCGATCCTGTAATTGGGTAAATAAAAATGCGGTATCACATAAAACCCCCACAATAGCACCCTATCCATCGCTTGGATTGCGGCTAATTGCTCCTTGTAGTCTTTAGCGTTAATGATTTTTTCAATCAAATCATCTACCACCTTGCTAGAGATTCCTGCATAATTCCTTGCACCTTTTTCTTTCGCGCTCAAAGAGCCAAAATAAAAGCGCTGTTCATTGCCCGGGAAAGACGATTGGCCTATCACCCCTACGATCATGTCAAAATCATAGCTTTTTACCCGATTGACATACTGGCTTAAATCCACTCTTTGGATCTTCATGTCAATCCCTAACACCCTTAAATTTTTAGCGAAAGCCAGAGCCAATCTTTCAAACGCCGGGCTATTCAAAAGCAAAGTGAAACTAAAGGGCTTATTATTCTTATCCACCAAACGCATGTTTTGATAAGAAAAGCCCGCGCTTTGCAGAAGTTTTTGAGCGTATTTTAGATTTTCCCTTAAATTATAGCCTAAAACATCAGCCCCATCGGTTCTAGGCACGACATAAGGCTCTTTAAAAACCCTTTCATCTAAACTCTTTTCATAAGGGGCTAACAAAGCCTTTTCTTCAGGGCTTGGAAGTGGAGGGGACGCATAGACAGAGTTACTAAAAAAACTGGTGGTTCGTTTGTATTGCGAAAAGAATAAGTTTTTATTCGCCCATTCAAAATCAAACGCATAAAATAAGGCTTCACGCACCCTTTTATCCTTAAAAATTTCTCTTCGTGTGTTGAAAAAAAACCCTTGCATGCCGCTTGGCATTTTATGAGCGATTAAATACTTAGTGATTTTTTTATTGTCTATGGCTTTCCCCACATAGCCCCTAGCCCAAACTTTAGCCGTGCTTTCAATGCGCCAATCATACGCCCCGCTCAAAAAAGCCTGCAAGGCGACGGTTTCATCTTTGTAATATTCAAATTTAACTTGATCAAAATTGAATTGCCCTTTCCTGCTAGGCAAATTCTTCGCCCAATAATTAGGGTTTCTTTGGTAGGTGATTTTCTTCCCCACATCAAAAGAAGCGATCACATAAGGGCCGCTAGAAACAGGAATGAGCAAAGGGTTTTTTTCAAAATAATCCTTTTGGAACGCTTTTTTAGAAAAGATTTGCAACTGCCCTAAAATGAGAGGTAATTCTTTATTTTCAGTGGTTTTGAAAATGAATTTAACATGGTGTTTGTCTAAAACCACCGCCTTTTTAACATCTTGGTAATACTGCCGATAAAGGGGCGATCCTAATTTCATTATCGTATCAAAACTAAATTTCACATCGCTCGCTAAAATGGGGGCGTTATTGCTAAACCTCGCTCTTTTGTCTAAAGTAAAAACCACATAGCTATTGTCCTTAGCCACTTGTGCATCTTTAGCGATCAAGGGGTATTCTGCATAAGGCTCGTCTAAACTTTGCACCATTAAAGTGTCATAAATGAGATCCAAACCTTCGGCTTTAGTGCCTTTGAGCGCGAAAGGGTTAAGGCTATCAAAAGTCCCTATAGCATCATTTCTTAAAACACCGCCTTTTCTGGCATCAGGGTTAGCGTATTCAAAATGCGTGAAATTGTCTTTGTATTTAGGCTCTTCGCCCAAGTATAAATAAGGCGTGGCCTTGAGAAAACAAAACACCCCTAACCATAAGCCTAAAATTTTAAAGACGCTCAAACTAACCCCATCAATTCTTTAGCCTTTTGGTAAGTCGCCCTCGCTAAAGGCCTGGCTTTTTCTGCACCATAATTTAAAGTGGCTTTCACTTCATCGCCGCTGATTTCTTTGTATCTTTCTTGGATGGGTTTTAAAGCCTGAATGATCACTTCAGCCAATTCTTTTTTAAAATCCCCATAGCCCTTATTTTTAAAACGCTCTTCTATGCTTTCTGGGCTTTCACCGCTTAAAAGCATGTAGATATTTAAAAG
This region includes:
- a CDS encoding extracellular solute-binding protein yields the protein MSVFKILGLWLGVFCFLKATPYLYLGEEPKYKDNFTHFEYANPDARKGGVLRNDAIGTFDSLNPFALKGTKAEGLDLIYDTLMVQSLDEPYAEYPLIAKDAQVAKDNSYVVFTLDKRARFSNNAPILASDVKFSFDTIMKLGSPLYRQYYQDVKKAVVLDKHHVKFIFKTTENKELPLILGQLQIFSKKAFQKDYFEKNPLLIPVSSGPYVIASFDVGKKITYQRNPNYWAKNLPSRKGQFNFDQVKFEYYKDETVALQAFLSGAYDWRIESTAKVWARGYVGKAIDNKKITKYLIAHKMPSGMQGFFFNTRREIFKDKRVREALFYAFDFEWANKNLFFSQYKRTTSFFSNSVYASPPLPSPEEKALLAPYEKSLDERVFKEPYVVPRTDGADVLGYNLRENLKYAQKLLQSAGFSYQNMRLVDKNNKPFSFTLLLNSPAFERLALAFAKNLRVLGIDMKIQRVDLSQYVNRVKSYDFDMIVGVIGQSSFPGNEQRFYFGSLSAKEKGARNYAGISSKVVDDLIEKIINAKDYKEQLAAIQAMDRVLLWGFYVIPHFYLPNYRIAAYNYIGMPEISPSYGFSPYLWWIKKERGLQ